In one Oryza glaberrima chromosome 2, OglaRS2, whole genome shotgun sequence genomic region, the following are encoded:
- the LOC127763656 gene encoding pentatricopeptide repeat-containing protein At5g14770, mitochondrial: MAPPPESETLRLHASFLCSLAIALLRAGRLSAASHLLSSLPSPPAPLLRRLIPALATSGLAAAAIRFRPADPASLNALLYSHCRLRLLRPAIALLRSSRPTTVAYNILLAALSDHAHAPAVLAEMCKRGVPFDGVTVNTLLAGLCRNGQVDAAAALADRGGGIHALDVIGWNTLIAGYCRVGDTPAALSVADRMTAQGLPMDVVGYNTLVAGFCRAGQVDAARGVLDMMKEAGVDPNVATYTPFIVYYCRTKGVEEAFDLYEGMVRNGVLLDVVTLSALVAGLCRDGRFSEAYALFREMDKVGAAPNHVTYCTLIDSLAKAGRGKELLSLLGEMVSRGVVMDLVTYTALMDWLGKQGKTDEVKDTLRFALSDNLSPNGVTYTVLIDALCKAHNVDEAEQMLLEMEEKSISPNVVTFSSVINGFVKRGLLDKATEYKRMMKERGINPNVVTYGTLIDGFFKFQGQDAALEVYHDMLCEGVKVNKFIVDSLVNGLRQNGKIEEAMALFKDASGSGLSLDHVNYTTLIDGLVKAGDMPTAFKFGQELMDRNMLPDAVVYNVFINCLCMLGKFKEAKSFLTEMRNMGLKPDQSTYNTMIVSHCRKGETAKALKLLHEMKMSSIKPNLITYNTLVAGLFGTGAVEKAKYLLNEMVSAGFSPSSLTHRRVLQACSQSRRLDVILDIHEWMMNAGLHADITVYNTLLQVLCYHGMTRKATVVLEEMLGSGIAPDTITFNALILGHCKSSHLDNAFATYAQMLHQNISPNIATFNTLLGGLESVGRIGEAGTVLIEMEKSGLEPNNLTYDILVTGHGKQSNKVEAMRLYCEMVGKGFVPKVSTYNALISDFTKAGMMTQAKELFKDMQKRGVHPTSCTYDILVSGWSRIRNGTEVKKCLKDMKEKGFSPSKGTLSIICRAFSKPGMTWQAQRLLKNLYRV; this comes from the coding sequence ATGGCGCCCCCGCCTGAATCCGAAACCCTCCGCCTCCACGCCTCCTTCCTCTGCTCCCTCGCCAtcgccctcctccgcgccggccgcctctccgccgcctcccacctcctctcctccctcccctcccctcccgcccccctcctccgccgcctcatccccGCCCTCGCCAcctccggcctcgccgccgccgccatccgcttCCGCCCCGCCGACCCCGCTTCCCTCAACGCCCTCCTCTACTCccactgccgcctccgcctgctccGCCCCGCCATCGCGCTCCTCCGCTCCTCTCGCCCGACCACCGTCGCCTACAACATCCTTCTCGCCGCCCTCTCCGACCATGCCCATGCccccgccgtgctcgccgaAATGTGCAAACGCGGGGTGCCGTTCGACGGGGTCACCGTCAACACTCTGCTCGCTGGGCTCTGCAGGAATGGCCaggtcgacgcggcggcggccctggCCGACAGGGGCGGAGGGATCCACGCCTTGGATGTCATCGGCTGGAACACTCTCATTGCTGGATATTGCAGGGTTGGGGACACGCCCGCAGCATTGTCCGTGGCCGACAGGATGACGGCACAGGGGCTGCCAATGGATGTGGTGGGCTACAATACCTTGGTTGCCGGGTTCTGCCGCGCCGGCCAGGTTGATGCTGCGCGGGGCGTGCTGGACATGATGAAGGAGGCAGGGGTTGATCCGAATGTGGCGACCTACACACCCTTCATTGTGTACTACTGTAGGACGAAAGGGGTCGAGGAGGCATTCGATTTGTATGAGGGAATGGTCAGGAATGGAGTGCTGCTGGATGTGGTCACGCTTAGCGCTCTCGTTGCTGGACTTTGTAGGGATGGCCGCTTCTCGGAGGCGTATGCTCTTTTCAGGGAGATGGACAAGGTTGGGGCTGCGCCGAACCATGTCACCTACTGTACGCTTATTGACTCGCTGGCGAAAGCTGGGAGGGGCAAGGAGTTGCTCAGCCTGTTGGGGGAGATGGTTTCTAGAGGCGTGGTCATGGATTTGGTCACCTATACTGCTTTGATGGACTGGTTGGGTAAACAAGGCAAGACTGATGAAGTAAAGGACACACTTCGTTTTGCTCTTTCAGATAATCTCTCCCCCAATGGTGTTACATACACTGTATTGATCGACGCTCTCTGCAAAGCTCACAACGTCGATGAGGCAGAGCAGATGTTGCTGGAAATGGAGGAGAAATCGATCAGTCCAAATGTTGTTACGTTCTCATCGGTCATCAACGGCTTTGTTAAAAGAGGATTGCTTGACAAAGCAACTGAGTATAAGAGGATGATGAAGGAAAGGGGCATCAATCCAAATGTGGTGACCTACGGAACACTTATTGATGGTTTCTTCAAGTTCCAAGGGCAAGATGCAGCTCTTGAGGTGTACCATGACATGCTATGTGAGGGTGTCAAGGTAAATAAATTCATTGTTGATTCTCTGGTGAATGGTTTGAGACAGAACGGAAAAATAGAGGAAGCCATGGCATTGTTTAAAGATGCGAGTGGGAGTGGCCTGTCACTAGATCACGTAAACTATACCACTTTAATAGATGGGCTCGTCAAAGCAGGCGACATGCCTACTGCTTTTAAGTTTGGTCAGGAGTTAATGGACAGAAACATGTTGCCCGATGCAGTTGTTTATAATGTGTTTATCAATTGCCTTTGCATGCTTGGGAAGTTTAAGGAAGCAAAATCCTTCTTGACAGAGATGAGAAATATGGGATTAAAACCTGATCAATCAACATATAACACTATGATTGTTTCGCATTGCAGGAAAGGAGAGACTGCTAAAGCTCTAAAACTCCTTCATGAAATGAAGATGAGCTCCATAAAGCCTAACCTCATCACATACAACACACTGGTTGCTGGTCTCTTTGGGACTGGGGCAGTGGAGAAGGCAAAGTATTTGCTAAATGAGATGGTCTCAGCTGGATTCTCTCCATCCTCTCTGACTCATCGACGGGTTTTGCAAGCATGTTCACAAAGCAGGAGGTTGGATGTGATTCTGGATATTCATGAATGGATGATGAATGCTGGGCTTCATGCTGATATCACCGTATACAATACGCTTTTGCAAGTTCTGTGTTACCATGGCATGACAAGAAAAGCCACAGTTGTTCTGGAAGAAATGTTGGGGAGTGGAATTGCCCCAGACACAATCACATTCAATGCTCTTATTCTTGGTCATTGCAAGAGCAGCCATCTAGATAATGCATTTGCTACATATGCTCAGATGCTTCACCAAAACATTTCACCAAATATAGCTACTTTCAACACGCTTCTGGGTGGTCTTGAGTCTGTTGGAAGGATCGGAGAAGCAGGCACCGTGCTCATTGAGATGGAGAAGAGTGGGCTTGAACCCAATAATCTCACCTATGACATACTGGTTACAGGACATGGAAAACAAAGCAACAAAGTCGAAGCAATGAGATTGTATTGTGAAATGGTGGGAAAGGGCTTTGTTCCTAAAGTAAGCACTTATAATGCTCTTATAAGTGACTTCACTAAAGCAGGAATGATGACTCAAGCTAAAGAGCTCTTCAAGGATATGCAAAAGAGAGGTGTTCATCCTACATCCTGTACTTATGATATCCTTGTAAGTGGATGGTCAAGGATTCGAAATGGAACTGAGGTGAAAAAATGTCTCAAAGATATGAAAGAAAAAGGATTCAGTCCATCTAAAGGCACTCTTAGTATTATATGCAGAGCATTCTCAAAACCAGGAATGACATGGCAAGCTCAACGTTTACTTAAAAACCTTTACAGAGTTTAA